A single Pseudobdellovibrionaceae bacterium DNA region contains:
- a CDS encoding leucine--tRNA ligase has protein sequence MAYNHNEIDKKWQNVWESEASFKAEMSPDKPKFYALDMFPYPSGAGLHVGHLASYTPTDIVARFKRTQGFNVLHPMGYDAFGLPAEQYAIKTGIHPAETTQNAIQNFRRQLKSFGYSFDWNREVSTCEPNFYKWTQFIFLKLFEKGLAYQKEVPVNWCPALKTVLANEEVVDGLSERGGHPVVRVPMKQWMLKITAYAERLLQDLDKLDWPDRTKEGQRNWIGKSMGAQVQFAVDGSGHKLEVFTTRPDTLFGATFMVIAPEHELTEVLTSAQQKADVEVYCKTALSKSEVDRKVGAEKTGVFSGSYAINPVNNTKIPIWIADYVLMDYGTGAIMAVPGHDQRDFDFAQKYDLDVLRVLDSQEDLPFEGDGKLVNSDFLNGLDKQSAIQKMIDHLEGKGLGQGQTQYKLRDWLFSRQRYWGEPFPIVEYPNGELRGISQDELPVLLPEVADYEPSEQGEPPLARVQEFVKYVDPRSGNEGRRCTDTMPGSAGSSWYFLRYTDPHNNDQAFSPEAQKYWMPVDLYVGGPEHTVGHLLYARFWQKVLFDAGLTDYDEPFQKLAHQGDVLGPDGRRMSKSRGNVVNPDDVREEFGSDACRVYICFMGPFDKAKPWSNQGIEGVRRFLDRAWRLTVDDEGKLIAEDSTPSEALTRLMHKTIKKVGEDIENMSFNTAISAMMILVNEMYKENSRPKAVLANLAQLLMPFAPHIAEELWQKLGQQGLVSLAPWPKYDPAQCKDDMVTMGVQVNGKMRGTVELAPDCSEELAVEAAKALTPVANAIDGKALVKIIYKPGKILNLIAK, from the coding sequence ATGGCCTACAATCATAATGAAATCGACAAAAAGTGGCAGAACGTCTGGGAAAGCGAAGCCAGCTTTAAAGCTGAAATGTCGCCCGACAAACCTAAATTCTATGCTCTGGATATGTTCCCCTATCCCTCGGGTGCCGGGCTTCACGTGGGCCACCTCGCCTCCTACACTCCCACAGACATTGTCGCGCGCTTTAAACGCACCCAAGGCTTCAATGTTCTCCATCCTATGGGGTACGACGCCTTTGGCCTGCCGGCAGAGCAATATGCGATTAAAACGGGAATTCACCCGGCAGAAACCACACAAAACGCCATTCAAAATTTCCGCCGCCAGCTAAAGTCCTTTGGCTATAGCTTTGATTGGAATCGCGAGGTCTCCACCTGCGAGCCCAACTTTTACAAGTGGACACAGTTTATTTTCCTCAAGCTTTTCGAAAAAGGACTCGCCTATCAAAAGGAAGTCCCGGTTAACTGGTGTCCCGCTTTAAAAACCGTGCTTGCCAATGAGGAAGTCGTCGATGGCTTGAGCGAACGAGGTGGCCACCCAGTGGTTCGTGTTCCCATGAAACAGTGGATGCTAAAGATCACGGCCTATGCCGAAAGGCTCCTCCAGGATTTGGACAAATTGGATTGGCCTGACAGAACCAAAGAAGGCCAGCGTAACTGGATTGGCAAGAGCATGGGAGCTCAGGTTCAGTTTGCAGTTGATGGCTCAGGCCACAAGCTGGAAGTCTTCACGACTCGACCTGATACTTTGTTTGGCGCCACCTTCATGGTGATCGCCCCTGAACATGAACTCACCGAAGTCCTAACCTCTGCGCAACAGAAGGCGGATGTCGAGGTCTATTGTAAGACTGCCCTATCCAAGTCCGAAGTAGACCGAAAAGTTGGTGCAGAAAAGACTGGTGTGTTCTCTGGATCCTACGCCATCAATCCGGTTAACAACACCAAGATCCCCATTTGGATCGCCGACTATGTGTTGATGGACTACGGAACGGGTGCCATCATGGCCGTTCCTGGTCACGACCAAAGAGATTTTGATTTCGCTCAAAAATATGACCTGGACGTTCTGCGTGTTTTGGACAGCCAGGAAGACCTGCCCTTTGAAGGCGACGGAAAATTGGTCAACTCTGATTTTCTCAATGGCTTGGACAAGCAATCGGCCATTCAAAAGATGATTGATCACCTTGAAGGCAAGGGCTTAGGACAGGGACAAACTCAGTACAAACTGCGCGATTGGCTGTTTAGCCGCCAGCGCTACTGGGGTGAGCCCTTTCCCATTGTCGAGTATCCCAATGGCGAATTGAGGGGCATTTCCCAAGACGAACTGCCTGTTCTCCTCCCTGAGGTTGCAGACTATGAGCCCTCAGAGCAAGGGGAGCCACCACTGGCACGTGTGCAGGAGTTCGTGAAGTATGTGGACCCTCGTTCAGGAAATGAGGGTCGGCGCTGCACGGACACCATGCCGGGTTCGGCAGGGTCGTCATGGTACTTCTTACGTTACACGGACCCTCACAATAATGATCAGGCTTTTAGCCCGGAAGCCCAGAAATATTGGATGCCCGTTGATCTTTATGTCGGTGGACCCGAGCACACCGTTGGTCACCTTTTATATGCCCGGTTTTGGCAAAAAGTTCTATTTGATGCCGGCCTGACCGATTATGACGAGCCCTTTCAGAAATTAGCCCACCAGGGAGACGTACTGGGGCCAGATGGGCGCCGTATGTCCAAGTCCCGCGGTAACGTGGTCAACCCAGACGACGTTCGTGAGGAGTTTGGTTCGGATGCCTGTCGCGTCTACATTTGTTTTATGGGCCCCTTTGACAAAGCCAAACCCTGGTCCAACCAGGGTATCGAAGGCGTACGCCGCTTCCTAGACAGGGCCTGGCGACTGACGGTGGATGATGAGGGGAAACTGATTGCAGAGGACAGCACCCCCTCTGAGGCCCTCACGCGTCTCATGCACAAGACAATCAAAAAGGTGGGCGAAGACATCGAGAACATGAGCTTTAACACTGCCATCTCAGCCATGATGATCTTAGTTAACGAGATGTATAAAGAGAACAGCCGTCCAAAGGCTGTACTGGCAAACCTGGCCCAACTGCTGATGCCCTTTGCTCCCCATATTGCCGAGGAGCTGTGGCAAAAGCTGGGACAGCAAGGCCTCGTCTCGCTGGCGCCTTGGCCCAAGTATGATCCAGCCCAGTGTAAGGACGATATGGTGACGATGGGGGTCCAAGTAAACGGAAAAATGAGGGGCACCGTCGAGCTCGCCCCCGATTGTTCCGAAGAATTAGCCGTTGAGGCTGCGAAAGCATTGACACCAGTCGCAAATGCGATAGATGGAAAGGCTTTGGTTAAGATTATTTACAAGCCGGGCAAGATCCTCAACCTGATAGCGAAGTAA
- a CDS encoding diguanylate cyclase: MSSSLANTDTRILVVDDDPASAKLVRVALECEGYQVLVAGSGKEAIREMSDWNPHLVLLDVSMPGLNGLDTLKYLRARNHYVSTIFVSGRSDTDDVVRGLDAGADDYVCKPFDAKELLGRVRTQLRIKQLNDSLKAANKKLKSLVDKDDLTGLFNMRSLYEKLDNELNRARRFGRCVSVLMMDMDHFKSVNDSHDHLFGSFVLQEVGKIIRNNIRSVDFAARYGGDEFLIVLTEIGVEGASVFAERLKNLIKEYEFSQGTHSSHQTVSIGLAVTEKGNPTIDARSLVRYADHALYKAKAEGRDCVVIYDLKKQKGALDEPMEPNLLRKAR, encoded by the coding sequence ATGAGTTCTAGTCTCGCGAATACAGACACCAGAATTCTGGTTGTTGACGATGATCCTGCAAGTGCCAAGTTGGTCCGAGTGGCTCTTGAGTGCGAGGGCTATCAGGTTTTGGTAGCTGGATCCGGAAAAGAGGCGATCAGGGAAATGTCCGATTGGAACCCTCACCTGGTTCTTTTGGATGTCAGTATGCCAGGCCTTAATGGACTGGACACACTTAAATACTTACGCGCCCGAAATCACTATGTCTCGACCATTTTTGTTTCGGGTCGGTCAGACACCGATGATGTGGTCAGGGGGCTTGATGCCGGTGCCGATGACTACGTATGCAAGCCATTTGATGCCAAAGAATTGCTCGGTCGGGTGAGGACACAGCTGCGTATTAAGCAGCTCAATGACAGTCTCAAGGCAGCAAACAAAAAGCTGAAAAGTCTGGTCGACAAAGATGACCTGACCGGACTGTTCAATATGCGCTCCCTCTATGAGAAGCTGGACAACGAGCTTAACCGTGCGCGGCGCTTCGGCCGTTGCGTCAGCGTACTGATGATGGACATGGATCACTTTAAGAGTGTCAATGACTCCCATGATCACCTTTTTGGCAGCTTTGTTTTACAGGAAGTGGGAAAAATCATTCGTAACAATATCCGTAGTGTGGACTTTGCCGCTCGCTACGGAGGTGATGAATTTCTCATTGTCCTCACGGAAATTGGTGTTGAAGGGGCTAGCGTGTTTGCGGAACGCCTGAAGAATCTCATTAAAGAATATGAATTCTCTCAGGGAACTCACAGTTCCCATCAGACGGTAAGCATTGGCTTGGCGGTCACTGAGAAGGGAAATCCCACCATAGACGCAAGAAGTCTGGTGAGATACGCCGATCACGCCCTTTACAAGGCTAAGGCTGAGGGACGAGATTGTGTTGTCATCTACGATCTCAAGAAGCAAAAAGGGGCCCTGGACGAGCCTATGGAGCCAAATCTACTACGTAAGGCCCGATAG
- a CDS encoding enterochelin esterase produces MATGAVSPNLDLLPLKEFKIKSLIVQSQVLKNNPWKDPTQRHHVLLMPKGEVPRVGYPLVVVLAGFTGNSPSYLSPKSFEDNFAQIVDKAVGTGGCPRACFLFVDGMTFWGGSQFINSRGMGNYEDHLIEEVLPFVFSEFRIAKDRVCVMGGSSGGYGALHLGSSYPKIFPWVAAVAPDCFFEQSLLPEIYTALPIIARYGGIREIAGLLREGRFHQRRESHSVLNAIAMGLCYSPHPKAKNQVLFPIDEKTGKVQLKVWQKWLEHDPLIFLKARKKNVVRLKGVFLDVGREDQFHLQWGARQLREILKKQNVSHHYSEYDGNHFDISTRRPQVWSWLMKQWK; encoded by the coding sequence GTGGCAACCGGAGCTGTCTCACCTAACCTTGATCTCTTGCCCTTAAAAGAATTTAAGATCAAATCCCTGATCGTCCAAAGTCAGGTACTCAAAAACAATCCTTGGAAGGATCCCACCCAGCGCCACCATGTCCTTCTTATGCCCAAAGGAGAGGTGCCCAGAGTCGGGTATCCCTTGGTGGTAGTCTTGGCTGGATTCACCGGCAACAGCCCCTCTTATCTTTCGCCCAAAAGCTTTGAAGACAACTTTGCCCAGATTGTGGATAAGGCTGTCGGAACTGGGGGTTGTCCACGGGCCTGTTTTCTGTTTGTTGATGGGATGACTTTTTGGGGGGGGTCGCAATTTATCAATTCAAGGGGGATGGGTAATTATGAGGATCACCTTATTGAAGAGGTATTACCCTTTGTTTTTTCTGAGTTCCGAATCGCCAAAGATCGCGTTTGTGTGATGGGTGGTTCCAGCGGTGGTTACGGGGCGCTTCACTTGGGGAGCTCCTACCCTAAGATCTTTCCTTGGGTAGCGGCGGTTGCACCTGATTGTTTCTTCGAACAGAGTCTCTTGCCTGAAATCTATACGGCATTGCCGATCATCGCCCGTTACGGTGGTATTCGCGAGATTGCCGGACTTCTAAGGGAAGGGCGCTTTCACCAACGTCGGGAGAGTCACTCGGTGTTGAACGCTATCGCCATGGGCCTGTGTTACAGTCCACACCCGAAAGCCAAAAATCAGGTGTTATTTCCAATTGATGAAAAGACGGGAAAAGTGCAGCTCAAAGTCTGGCAAAAATGGCTTGAGCACGATCCCTTAATTTTTCTGAAAGCGAGAAAGAAGAATGTGGTGCGTTTAAAGGGCGTGTTTCTTGACGTGGGTAGGGAAGATCAGTTTCATTTGCAGTGGGGGGCTCGCCAGCTGCGTGAAATTCTAAAGAAGCAAAATGTGAGTCATCATTATTCAGAGTATGACGGAAACCATTTTGATATCAGCACCAGGCGGCCTCAGGTTTGGTCCTGGTTAATGAAACAGTGGAAGTAG
- a CDS encoding cation transporter has product MTKTKVRRQSQDETSLIKSAALTSLFGGIILMVVKFWGYTQSGSQAVFSDAMESIVNVVAAGLALFVIYYATKPADDDHPYGHGKAEYFSAAFEGGLITFAGLVIVIEAITALVQERQLYNAYLGIMVVAGAGVGNLILGLALLRVGKTRKSIALVASGKHLLSDFWTSVAVIGGLVLVWLTNLTWLDSATAIIIGVLLAREGFKLVRGSVGGLLDQEDLDVLQELESIFSPLATGGIIQIHHVKVIRSGAYHHIDAHLVLPEFWDIAQAHDRTDEFETLVIKNYPYGGEMNFHLDPCRKAYCAVCDLENCPVRAEQFKKRMPVKLDHLRSREEPKEFRVKGTSRPT; this is encoded by the coding sequence TTGACAAAGACCAAGGTTAGAAGACAGTCGCAAGACGAAACGTCTCTGATAAAATCAGCGGCCCTGACCTCATTGTTTGGCGGTATCATTTTAATGGTCGTCAAATTTTGGGGTTACACTCAGTCAGGCTCTCAGGCTGTGTTTTCAGATGCCATGGAGAGTATCGTCAATGTGGTTGCGGCTGGCCTGGCTTTGTTTGTGATCTATTACGCCACCAAGCCCGCTGATGATGATCACCCCTATGGACACGGCAAGGCCGAGTACTTTTCAGCGGCCTTTGAGGGCGGATTGATTACCTTTGCCGGTCTCGTCATTGTGATTGAGGCCATCACAGCACTGGTGCAGGAGCGACAGCTTTATAATGCCTATCTGGGAATCATGGTTGTGGCCGGAGCCGGGGTGGGAAACCTCATTTTGGGATTGGCTCTTTTGCGAGTGGGCAAAACCCGGAAGTCAATCGCCTTGGTAGCGAGTGGCAAACATCTTCTCTCTGACTTTTGGACCAGTGTTGCCGTCATTGGCGGATTGGTGCTGGTATGGCTCACGAATCTCACGTGGCTCGACAGCGCCACGGCCATTATTATTGGAGTCCTATTAGCTCGTGAAGGCTTCAAGCTGGTTCGAGGATCTGTCGGTGGACTGCTGGATCAGGAGGATTTGGATGTTCTTCAGGAGTTAGAGTCTATATTTTCACCTCTGGCAACAGGTGGAATCATTCAAATCCATCACGTTAAAGTAATTCGCTCGGGTGCTTATCACCATATCGACGCCCATTTGGTACTGCCCGAGTTTTGGGATATTGCTCAGGCCCATGATCGCACGGATGAGTTTGAAACCTTGGTTATCAAAAACTACCCTTACGGCGGGGAGATGAACTTTCATCTCGACCCCTGTCGAAAAGCTTACTGTGCTGTCTGTGACTTGGAAAACTGCCCCGTCCGTGCCGAGCAGTTTAAAAAGAGAATGCCCGTAAAATTGGATCACCTTCGTTCACGGGAAGAGCCCAAAGAGTTTCGCGTCAAGGGAACTTCCCGTCCGACCTAA
- the ggt gene encoding gamma-glutamyltransferase yields MKTMAYRLLVGIFALSLSWSATAVPAEGTKIMIAGPSPHAVEIGKAIAEEGGNVVDVAVAVGLTLAVTSPYFGSLGGGGFALIKMDKEVHALDFREIAPKATSPTFYVQREKDSSITGGGAVGVPGFAAGLWEMHKKYGKLPWSRLFKEPLKLAQNGFRVSGEWHRKTIGSETRFNAGGKKYFFKKDGKPYLPGEILKQQSLGKALRLFRSKNVKGFYSGDVARDIVDTVKKTGGVIEMEDLAGYRVRWMKPLETDFKGYHLYLMPPPSSGGVVIKSALNLIEQTKMDQYPAFSVDELHVLGEVLSRSFRGRALLGDPDFHQNPLDLLLSDSYLSKMAKSISSRKSAKLDPLSDEPAKESANTTHYSVLDSEGRSVALTVTLNGSYGSAVVSEKYGVALNNEMDDFTTRPNEPNMYGLIQGKGNYVQPGKRPLSSMSPTLVEKDGKIVLSVGSPGGPRIISGVIQVLYRSLVSGMDIDQAIQAPRIHHQFLPHKLFTDTMKFAPETLSGLKNKKHDVEESWMGRVYGVRLNDKGILEGAHDLRGEGASGGY; encoded by the coding sequence ATGAAAACGATGGCTTATCGTCTTTTGGTTGGGATTTTTGCCCTTTCACTTTCCTGGTCAGCCACAGCGGTTCCCGCTGAAGGAACCAAGATCATGATTGCTGGCCCCTCCCCCCACGCCGTGGAAATTGGCAAAGCCATTGCTGAAGAGGGGGGAAACGTCGTTGATGTCGCTGTAGCGGTCGGTCTCACCCTGGCCGTGACCAGTCCTTATTTTGGTTCTCTCGGTGGTGGTGGTTTTGCTCTCATCAAGATGGACAAAGAGGTCCACGCTCTTGATTTTCGCGAAATCGCGCCTAAAGCAACATCTCCTACTTTTTATGTTCAAAGAGAAAAGGACTCTTCAATCACCGGCGGAGGTGCCGTTGGAGTGCCTGGCTTTGCCGCCGGCCTTTGGGAAATGCATAAAAAATATGGCAAGCTTCCCTGGTCGCGATTGTTTAAAGAACCACTGAAGTTGGCGCAAAATGGTTTTCGCGTGTCAGGAGAATGGCACCGCAAAACCATAGGATCGGAAACTCGATTTAATGCCGGTGGCAAAAAGTATTTCTTTAAAAAGGACGGCAAGCCCTACCTGCCTGGCGAAATTCTCAAACAGCAGAGTCTTGGAAAAGCTCTCAGATTGTTTCGCTCCAAGAATGTTAAGGGATTCTATTCCGGTGACGTGGCTCGCGATATCGTCGACACAGTTAAGAAAACGGGCGGGGTTATCGAGATGGAAGACCTGGCTGGCTACAGAGTGCGCTGGATGAAGCCCCTTGAAACTGATTTCAAGGGCTATCACTTATACCTAATGCCACCTCCCTCTAGTGGTGGTGTCGTCATAAAAAGCGCTCTCAACCTCATTGAGCAAACAAAGATGGATCAGTACCCAGCCTTCAGTGTCGATGAGCTTCATGTCCTGGGCGAAGTGCTGAGTCGCTCTTTCCGGGGCCGTGCTCTCCTCGGAGATCCCGACTTTCACCAGAATCCCCTTGATCTCCTGCTCTCAGACAGTTACCTGAGCAAAATGGCCAAAAGTATTTCTTCCCGCAAAAGCGCCAAACTCGATCCCCTATCGGATGAGCCCGCAAAAGAGAGCGCCAACACCACTCACTATTCTGTGCTGGATAGCGAAGGACGGAGTGTGGCTTTGACCGTCACACTTAACGGCAGCTATGGCTCGGCTGTTGTCAGCGAGAAGTACGGTGTTGCACTTAACAACGAGATGGATGACTTCACCACTCGGCCCAACGAGCCCAACATGTATGGATTGATTCAGGGAAAGGGCAACTATGTACAGCCTGGTAAACGCCCCTTAAGCTCCATGAGTCCCACTCTGGTGGAAAAGGACGGTAAGATCGTTTTGTCCGTTGGTTCCCCCGGTGGTCCGCGGATTATCAGTGGTGTCATCCAGGTGCTTTACCGTAGCCTGGTATCAGGAATGGATATAGACCAGGCCATTCAGGCGCCCCGTATTCATCACCAGTTTTTGCCGCACAAGCTATTTACCGACACCATGAAGTTTGCGCCCGAAACCCTATCCGGCCTGAAAAATAAGAAGCATGATGTAGAAGAAAGCTGGATGGGCCGGGTGTACGGAGTTCGCCTTAACGACAAAGGCATTCTCGAAGGCGCTCACGACTTACGCGGCGAAGGCGCCTCCGGCGGCTACTAA
- the trmB gene encoding tRNA (guanosine(46)-N7)-methyltransferase TrmB codes for MAGSAQLRVSKTKDIPNPNYYVKALGSEFASWAYDEEKAPSFKGKWRSEVFAVDEDAFLDLEIGTGNGYHFAHRAETQPERCLLGIELKYKPLIQSVRRAVNAECKNMRGMRYNARLISNLFAPGELDDVFIHFPDPWEKKRQRKHRLIQPDYMKLLFEMQRPGSTIEFKTDSRSYFDWAIEVFESCPYTLDRTSFDLHQSEYAAENFITHFERLFLRQGLPIHYARLIRS; via the coding sequence ATGGCAGGCAGCGCGCAACTTCGGGTCTCTAAGACCAAAGACATTCCGAATCCTAATTATTACGTGAAAGCACTGGGCAGTGAGTTTGCGTCTTGGGCCTATGATGAGGAAAAGGCCCCCTCCTTTAAGGGTAAATGGCGCTCAGAGGTCTTTGCTGTCGATGAAGATGCCTTCTTGGACTTGGAGATCGGCACAGGCAACGGCTATCACTTTGCTCACCGTGCGGAGACTCAACCTGAGCGCTGTCTCTTAGGTATCGAACTCAAATACAAGCCCCTTATTCAAAGCGTCCGTCGTGCTGTGAATGCCGAATGCAAAAATATGCGGGGTATGCGCTACAATGCCCGGCTGATTTCAAACCTTTTTGCCCCCGGCGAACTCGATGATGTCTTTATACACTTTCCAGATCCTTGGGAAAAAAAGCGCCAGCGCAAACATCGATTGATTCAGCCTGACTACATGAAGCTCCTCTTTGAGATGCAGCGTCCGGGTTCCACTATTGAATTCAAAACTGATAGTCGCTCCTACTTTGACTGGGCGATCGAAGTGTTTGAGTCCTGTCCATATACATTAGACAGGACCAGTTTCGATCTCCATCAATCAGAGTATGCGGCGGAGAATTTTATTACCCATTTTGAGCGGCTTTTTCTCCGCCAAGGCCTGCCTATTCATTATGCTCGTCTGATTCGCTCTTGA